A DNA window from Ipomoea triloba cultivar NCNSP0323 chromosome 10, ASM357664v1 contains the following coding sequences:
- the LOC116033122 gene encoding protein RKD1-like, whose protein sequence is MENTTYPSSSDNSSFWDDIIVSPLRDSAQSIDRTAVENFENAPPESNEIITPPGATGTDVVAVDQGTAVVAEEDNTTAALDVAAMNASVFRGRKRARRTFCDTTTLTFEKFSEYFYLPSEQAAEELQVGREVFKKKCREVGISYWPYRKLVSLDRLLAKVQEFGEIKDQAELQRTIKGLEDERDAILQNPNLDLAEATVRLRDKCDRNSSRKRRYIDPAAFPSTTPGSSSQAPIFSDIPELAPEAFPSTTPGSSSQAPIFPDIPELAPEEIQEVLAWLDEDDPPPKNISDK, encoded by the exons atggaaaatacGACATATCCCTCATCTTCGGATAACTCTTCCTTTTGGGATGACATTATCGTATCACCGTTAAGAGATAGTGCACAAAGTATAGATCGTACTGCTGtcgaaaattttgaaaatgctCCACCAGAGTCGAATGAGATAATTACTCCACCAGGTGCTACGGGTACAGATGTTGTGGCCGTTGATCAAGGTACTGCTGTAGTAGCGGAGGAAGATAATACCACTGCAGCGCTAGATGTAGCAGCTATGAATGCAAGTGTATTTCGTGGGAGAAAGAGAGCTAGAAGAACATTTTGTGATACTACCACGCtaacttttgaaaaattttctGAATATTTTTATCTGCCTTCTGAACAAGCTGCAGAGGAATTGCAGGTTGGGCGCgaagtttttaagaaaaagtgTAGGGAAGTGGGAATTTCCTACTGGCCTTATCGAAAACTCGTGAGTCTGGACAGATTATTGGCAAAAGTTCAG GAATTTGGTGAAATCAAGGATCAAGCTGAACTGCAAAGAACAATTAAGGGGCTGGAGGACGAGAGAGATGCGATACTTCAAAATCCAAATTTAGACTTGGCTGAAGCAACAGTAAGGCTTAGAGACAAATGTGATAGGAATAGTTCTAGAAAGAGAAGGTATATAGATCCAGCAGCTTTTCCTTCAACTACTCCTGGAAGTTCATCACAAGCTCCTATATTTTCTGATATTCCTGAATTAGCACCGGAAGCTTTTCCTTCCACTACACCTGGGAGTTCATCACAAGCTCCTATATTTCCTGATATTCCTGAATTAGCACCAGAAGAAATACAGGAGGTACTTGCTTGGCTAGATGAGGATGATCCTCCTCCCAAAAATATTAGCGACAAATAA
- the LOC116033124 gene encoding uncharacterized protein LOC116033124, whose amino-acid sequence MWSIWACWNDLVWKDIAPLPFAVRRQVEVVSSLWFDTYSKTSTSTVIDTNSGSWILLPINKLKCNVDAAIFYDGAGFGAVVRNHEGKFVAAYGARLECGRDPFLAESMAVKEALAWLKARGFNNLLLEFDCLSFCYSFNATSLDLSCVGLIVMQCRSISSDIGNVSVHHVMRSANHVAHVLARATGSLSSLGSWVSVPPICISHLIDY is encoded by the coding sequence ATGTGGTCAATTTGGGCTTGCTGGAATGATTTGGTCTGGAAAGACATTGCGCCGTTGCCTTTTGCTGTGCGACGACAAGTTGAAGTGGTGAGTTCACTTTGGTTTGATACATACTCTAAAACATCTACATCTACTGTCATTGATACAAATAGTGGTTCATGGATTCTTCTGCCAATCAATAAGCTTAAATGCAATGTTGATGCAGCTATTTTTTATGATGGGGCCGGATTTGGTGCTGTTGTTCGGAACCATGAAGGTAAATTTGTTGCTGCCTATGGTGCTCGGTTGGAGTGTGGTAGAGATCCTTTCTTGGCTGAATCAATGGCGGTTAAAGAGGCACTAGCATGGTTAAAGGCTCGtggatttaataatttgttgcTTGAGTTTGATTGtctaagtttttgttatagTTTTAACGCTACTTCTTTAGATCTCTCTTGTGTTGGTTTGATTGTAATGCAATGTCGGTCCATTTCTTCTGACATTGGGAACGTGTCTGTTCACCATGTCATGAGGTCAGCGAATCACGTAGCTCATGTGTTAGCACGGGCAACTGGTTCTTTGTCTAGTCTAGGGTCGTGGGTGTCTGTGCCTCCGATTTGTATCTCGCATTTGATTGATTATTAA
- the LOC116033123 gene encoding uncharacterized protein LOC116033123, which yields MVDDQKPSGNRAGLGYNSNSQAQVLLTKPSDPSTSGGLKSMFVQGQTVQPKPMIVVEKRMTPQTTSQSKGKERMYNVLWNPREVVTRGVINTRINIDLVMVTRMVTTRIVNQGEIINRRVNPAITRGKTIHKGYAIVSLMVSRTIWYVDRGCSRHMTGNKSGLSNYRDMNGHKVVFGGKSSAQTKGVGTHQQERIHD from the exons atggtagatgatcaaaaGCCATCTGGGAATAGAGCTGGGCTTGGCTACAATTCCAACTCTCAAGCACAAGTCCTACTGACCAAACCATCAGACCCTTCTACAAGTGGAGGTTTAAAGTCTATGTTCGTTCAAGGTCAGACCGTGCAACCCAAGCCAATGATAGTTGTTGAAAAGAGAATGACACCACAAACAACAAGCCAAtcaaaaggaaaggaaaggatGTACAACGTTTTGTGGAACCCTCGAGAAGTGGTAACCCGAGGAGTGATCAATACACGAATCAATATAGACCTAGTTATGGTAACCCGAATGGTTACTACACGAATTGTCAACCAAGGAGAAATAATCAATCGAAGGGTAAACCCAGCAATAACAAGAGGCAAAACCATTCACAAAGGCTACGCAATCGTCAGCCTAATG GTAAGCAGGACCATATGGTACGTAGATAGAGGTTGCTCAAGGCACATGACCGGAAACAAATCTGGGTTGAGCAACTACCGAGATATGAATGGTCATAAAGTAGTTTTTGGAGGCAAGTCTAGTGCCCAAACCAAGGGTGTTGGCACACATCAACAAGAACGAATTCATGATTAG
- the LOC116033125 gene encoding uncharacterized protein LOC116033125, protein MALVDISGLACGQTSQGNPLLSEGVVRRVGDGADTKIWGLPWLADSTNSALYTPIIEELRVAPVSGLLNELGECDLEVFNDLFLDSDIHQILSTPISPQIKDTWRWKGNIRGMYSVRHGYKLLTASSLHLDPQLHFIERKNLWSLPVPPKVKNFLWRCMRHVLPVREILKKRHVWAGGGCLFYPEELETMEHIFCDCAVVNHV, encoded by the exons ATGGCGCTTGTTGATATATCCGGACTCGCTTGTGGGCAAACTTCTCAAG GGAACCCTCTGCTTAGTGAAGGTGTGGTCCGAAGGGTAGGTGATGGGGCTGATACTAAAATATGGGGATTGCCTTGGCTTGCTGATTCCACGAACTCTGCACTGTATACTCCTATCATTGAAGAGCTAAGAGTCGCACCAGTGAGTGGTCTGTTAAATGAATTAGGTGAGTGTGACTTAGAGGTTTTTAATGATTTGTTCCTAGACAGTGATATTCATCAAATTCTATCCACCCCTATTTCCCCGCAGATTAAAGATACATGGAGATGGAAAGGCAACATCCGGGGTATGTATTCAGTGCGGCATGGTTATAAGCTACTGACGGCCTCTTCCCTCCATCTTGACCCACAGTTGCATTTTATCGAGAGGAAGAATTTATGGTCTTTGCCAGTTCCGCCTAAAGTGAAGAATTTCCTCTGGAGGTGTATGCGCCATGTTCTTCCTGTTCGCGAAATATTAAAGAAGAGGCATGTTTGGGCGGGTGGTGGCTGTCTGTTCTATCCAGAGGAATTGGAGACGATGGAGCATATTTTTTGTGATTGTGCAGTAGTGAACCATGTTTGA